One window of the Chanos chanos chromosome 11, fChaCha1.1, whole genome shotgun sequence genome contains the following:
- the cabp2a gene encoding calcium-binding protein 2a, whose protein sequence is MGTKPSKRNKMKKGVTPMEGSGAPLAAMLGGVASAGADDEDEDEEEEEGGSEKDLDGPLCALVQNCSMLHNIVGPACIFLRQGFARSQLDRDLRPEEIEELKEAFKEFDKDKDGFISCKDLGECMRTMGYMPTEMELIELSQQICGGRVDFEDFVDLMGPKMLAETADMIGVKELRDAFREFDSNGDGQISLAELREAMKKLMGEQLNHREMDEILRDVDLNGDGLVDFEEFVRMMSR, encoded by the exons atggGAACCAAACCAtcgaaaagaaacaaaatgaagaag GGGGTCACTCCCATGGAGGGGAGTGGGGCGCCGCTAGCAGCGATGCTGGGGGGTGTAGCGAGCGCCGGGGCGGacgatgaagatgaggatgaggaggaggaggagggggggagcgAGAAAGATCTTGACGGTCCGCTCTGCGCTCTGGTGCAGAACTGCAGCATGCTACACAACATCGTGGGCCCCGCCTGTATTTTCCTCAGACAGGGTTTCGCCCGGTCCCAGCTT GACAGGGATCTACGCCCAGAGGAAATCGAAG agctgaAGGAGGCCTTTAAAGAGTTTGATAAAGATAAGGATGGATTCATTAGCTGTAAGGATCTGGGGGAATGTATGAGAACCATGGGATACATGCCCACAGAGATGGAGCTGATCGAACTCAGTCAGCAGATCT GCGGCGGCAGAGTGGACTTTGAGGACTTTGTGGATCTGATGGGCCCTAAGATGTTAGCAGAGACAGCAGATATGATCGGGGTGAAAGAACTGAGAGATGCTTTCAGAGAG tttgactCTAACGGTGACGGACAGATCAGTCTGGCCGAGCTGAGGGAGGCGATGAAGAAGCTGATGGGGGAGCAGCTGAACCACAGAGAGATGGACGAGATCCTGCGAGACGTGGACCTCAACGGAGACGGCCTGGTGGACTTTGAGG aGTTTGTGCGTATGATGTCACGCTGA